In a single window of the Pseudomonadota bacterium genome:
- the pyrR gene encoding bifunctional pyr operon transcriptional regulator/uracil phosphoribosyltransferase PyrR gives MQRVLRRLAHEIVEREQGTAGLAIIGIHTGGAYVARRLVALIAECEGVAVPLGEIDITLYRDDALAGLPRPVIGATHLPFEVTERKLLLVDDVLYTGRTVRAALDALNDYGRPRRVRLAVLVDRGHRELPIQADHVGVRLETEPAQRVEVQFAECQQVDAVVLEPAPSPAQPERLARGSL, from the coding sequence GCGCACGAGATCGTCGAACGTGAGCAAGGCACGGCCGGGCTGGCGATCATCGGGATCCACACCGGCGGCGCGTATGTCGCGCGACGGCTGGTGGCGCTGATCGCCGAATGCGAGGGCGTCGCCGTGCCCCTGGGCGAGATCGACATCACGCTCTATCGCGACGACGCTCTGGCGGGGTTGCCGCGCCCGGTGATCGGGGCCACGCATCTGCCCTTCGAGGTGACCGAGCGCAAGCTGCTGCTGGTCGATGATGTGCTCTACACGGGGCGGACCGTGCGCGCGGCGCTCGATGCGCTCAATGACTACGGGCGACCGCGTCGCGTGCGCCTGGCGGTGCTGGTCGATCGTGGCCACCGCGAGCTGCCGATTCAGGCCGATCACGTCGGCGTTCGCCTCGAGACCGAGCCAGCGCAGCGGGTCGAGGTGCAGTTCGCCGAATGCCAGCAGGTCGACGCCGTGGTGCTGGAGCCTGCGCCGTCGCCGGCCCAGCCGGAGCGGCTCGCGCGGGGGTCGCTATGA